The following are encoded together in the Hydractinia symbiolongicarpus strain clone_291-10 chromosome 14, HSymV2.1, whole genome shotgun sequence genome:
- the LOC130625025 gene encoding uncharacterized protein LOC130625025 translates to MSFAESSQILMSCTPVESQVTEFDKELFIEEVRKFPCLWNIYSTDYKDRNIKNNAWQELARIFQKDCEFLQKQLKYLKDNLKKCLDRRTRMTISGAAASSLPKCNYFEQMSFLYERAPMNFPTESNVRIQSKENTEQTCSKESVDQPPDVDLFTPPQSPMILNKITDSGSATVTAKREKRKRSENAEGNRILKELDAIEKELKAGDKEECEDSLFCRSLVPTLRKLSAKKNKMAKIKISQLLFEIEFDEACE, encoded by the exons ATGTCTTTCGCAGAATCTAGTCAGATTTTGATGTCATGCACGCCAGTAGAGAGTCAAGTTACAGAATTTGACAAAGAATTGTTTATAGAGGAA GTTCGGAAATTTCCATGTCTATGGAACATTTATTCTACTGATTACAAAGAcagaaacatcaaaaataatgcATGGCAAGAATTGGCAAGAATATTTCAAAAAGATT gCGAATTCCTTCAAAAAcaactaaaatatttaaaagacaaCCTGAAAAAATGTCTCGACAGAAGAACAAGGATGACAATATCAGGTGCAGCTGCTTCGTCGTTACCAAAATGTAACTATTTTGAACAGATGTCCTTTCTTTATGAAAGAGCACCTATGAACTTCCCAACTGAAAGCAATGTACGGATACAGAGTAAAGAAAATACAGAACAAACGTGTTCAAAGGAAAGCGTTGATCAACCCCCTGATGTAGATTTGTTCACACCACCACAATCTCCTATGATTTTGAACAAAATTACGGACAGTGGCAGCGCTACTGTCACGGCAAAGCGGGAGAAAAGAAAACGTAGTGAGAATGCAGAAGGAAATAGAATTTTGAAAGAGTTGGATGCAATAGAGAAAGAATTAAAAGCTGGTGATAAAGAGGAATGTGAAGATAGTCTTTTTTGCCGTAGCCTAGTGCCCACTTTAAGAAAATTATCTGCCAAGAAgaacaaaatggcaaaaattaagattTCGCAGCTGTTGTTTGAAATTGAGTTTGATGAGGCATGTGAATAA